A section of the Sedimentisphaera cyanobacteriorum genome encodes:
- the pta gene encoding phosphate acetyltransferase, giving the protein MSETEQFLTNIKEKAKSLCRHIVLPEGEDKRMAEAASMASKEKMAKITMLGVAERITAKLKETGAAMDMINVVNTADSPKLKEYAEEFYQLRKKKGIDMSKAEQAVKDSMYFGTMMLKKGDADGLVAGAVHSSADTIRPALQIVKCAPSVNTVSSMFFICRGEETYLFSDCGLNLNPTTEQHADIALATANTARQFGIKPRIAMLCYSTKGSGLGPDVEAMQEATKAAKEKLASEFEGDYAIDGELQLDAAFVPKVAEKKAPGSPLEGKANVFIFPDLCAGNIAYKLAERMGGMSAYGPILQGIAKPVNDLSRGCSARDILATIAITAIQGEK; this is encoded by the coding sequence ATGTCTGAAACAGAACAATTTCTAACAAATATCAAAGAAAAGGCTAAATCTCTATGCAGGCATATAGTTCTGCCGGAGGGGGAAGATAAGCGCATGGCTGAAGCCGCTTCTATGGCTTCAAAGGAAAAAATGGCGAAAATCACTATGCTCGGCGTTGCAGAACGCATCACAGCAAAACTAAAAGAAACCGGTGCGGCAATGGATATGATAAACGTTGTCAATACGGCAGATTCCCCCAAGCTTAAGGAATATGCTGAAGAGTTTTACCAGCTCAGAAAAAAGAAGGGCATTGATATGTCCAAGGCCGAACAGGCCGTTAAAGACAGTATGTATTTCGGCACAATGATGCTCAAAAAGGGCGATGCAGATGGGCTTGTAGCTGGAGCAGTGCATTCTTCGGCAGATACTATCCGCCCCGCTCTTCAGATTGTCAAATGCGCCCCTTCTGTTAATACCGTTTCGAGTATGTTTTTTATATGCAGGGGCGAGGAAACTTACCTCTTCTCAGACTGCGGGCTGAATCTCAACCCAACCACCGAACAGCATGCGGACATTGCCCTTGCCACGGCAAACACAGCGAGACAGTTCGGCATTAAGCCTCGCATTGCAATGCTCTGCTATTCCACCAAAGGTTCTGGGCTCGGGCCGGATGTAGAAGCTATGCAGGAGGCAACAAAGGCCGCTAAAGAAAAGCTTGCTTCTGAATTTGAAGGCGATTACGCCATCGACGGCGAACTTCAGTTGGATGCGGCGTTTGTCCCGAAGGTAGCTGAGAAGAAGGCGCCCGGTAGCCCGCTCGAGGGGAAGGCAAATGTTTTCATATTTCCGGATCTCTGCGCAGGAAACATTGCATACAAGCTGGCAGAAAGAATGGGAGGAATGAGCGCATACGGCCCGATTCTACAAGGCATAGCCAAACCTGTCAACGACCTGTCAAGAGGCTGCAGCGCAAGAGACATTCTGGCAACTATAGCAATTACAGCCATACAGGGCGAAAAATGA
- a CDS encoding dolichyl-phosphate beta-glucosyltransferase, translated as MHQSMSFEVVMQYLHFMSPLLPEKTFESEFLERETRIKSEKISLWLHSRVLGVYLICSLAGLLVSILYSSPVFSVFFAVSAAAALLTAVLRKHIGVLSYLNSVVFGVFVWGLEGIAVTSVFNHFVSPADSWAAYLILTAVIEFSPVPFAVGLAELPLLIFESPAVFWLCALFHFFRIVPVLALSAVYITRYKFKISDFFNPRIIEFLHRYPEEDVPDYEEVDGAPDVSIVIPAYNEEQRLPSFMKDVLNYIKANQSRLSIEVLIVDDGSSDNTVKVVQEFECKNPNVRLLRQVRNQGKGAAVRRGMLEANGRYGLYADADGATPISELDKFIPFIEKSDKIVIGSRNISAGDVQQEREGLRSVMGAAFYKMVNFLAVPGIKDTQCGFKMYRRDIIHKIFTRSLENGWAFDVELLYLAQLMGHSIVEVPVNWHEVEGSKISPVKDALKMLAAVFRIRSRQGGFLSDS; from the coding sequence TTGCACCAGTCTATGTCGTTTGAGGTAGTGATGCAGTATCTGCATTTTATGAGCCCTCTGCTTCCGGAGAAGACCTTTGAATCTGAGTTCCTTGAAAGAGAAACCCGAATTAAATCTGAGAAAATAAGCTTATGGCTTCATTCAAGGGTGCTTGGGGTTTATTTGATCTGTTCACTTGCCGGCCTGCTTGTTTCAATTTTATACAGCAGTCCCGTTTTTTCTGTATTTTTTGCTGTTTCAGCGGCCGCTGCTTTGTTAACTGCCGTTTTGAGAAAACACATAGGCGTTTTGAGCTATTTAAATTCTGTTGTGTTTGGTGTTTTTGTGTGGGGTCTTGAAGGTATCGCTGTAACCTCAGTGTTTAATCATTTTGTATCGCCGGCAGATTCATGGGCGGCATATCTGATATTAACTGCCGTTATAGAATTTTCTCCAGTTCCCTTTGCAGTTGGTCTTGCTGAACTGCCTTTGCTGATTTTTGAATCGCCTGCGGTTTTCTGGCTTTGTGCTCTTTTCCATTTTTTCAGAATAGTTCCCGTGCTCGCTTTATCAGCGGTTTACATTACAAGGTACAAGTTTAAGATTTCCGACTTCTTTAATCCGAGGATTATCGAGTTTCTCCACAGATACCCCGAAGAAGATGTGCCGGATTATGAAGAGGTTGACGGGGCACCTGATGTAAGCATTGTAATACCGGCCTACAATGAGGAGCAAAGGCTCCCGTCTTTTATGAAGGATGTGTTGAATTATATCAAAGCAAATCAAAGCCGGCTGTCAATTGAGGTTTTAATAGTTGACGACGGCTCGAGCGATAATACTGTTAAAGTGGTGCAGGAATTTGAATGTAAAAATCCGAATGTAAGGCTTCTGCGTCAAGTGAGAAATCAGGGCAAGGGAGCAGCCGTTAGAAGAGGAATGCTTGAAGCAAACGGGCGATATGGACTTTACGCAGATGCAGACGGTGCAACGCCCATAAGTGAGCTGGATAAATTTATTCCTTTTATTGAAAAAAGCGATAAAATCGTGATCGGCTCACGTAATATCTCTGCAGGAGATGTTCAGCAGGAGAGGGAAGGACTGAGGTCTGTTATGGGGGCTGCCTTTTACAAGATGGTGAATTTCCTTGCAGTCCCCGGGATTAAAGACACGCAGTGCGGTTTCAAAATGTACAGAAGGGATATAATCCATAAGATATTCACGCGATCTCTTGAAAACGGCTGGGCTTTTGATGTTGAGCTTTTGTATCTTGCACAGCTCATGGGGCATTCGATTGTTGAGGTGCCGGTAAACTGGCACGAAGTGGAGGGGTCGAAAATCAGCCCGGTAAAAGATGCCTTGAAAATGCTTGCAGCTGTGTTTAGGATAAGAAGCAGGCAGGGTGGATTCTTGAGTGATTCCTGA
- a CDS encoding RNA polymerase sigma factor: MDEKYFAEKLSLEGSKLYNYILMIVPNTADADDIFQEASLIMWQKRDTFKKGTNFLSWGRTIARYCAKNYCRKHYSRSSYLDNDILELIESENAKEDAGSDIKKELLEECVEDVSGSCKNLLSMKYQQRFTLSEIAGILDLSITAVHRRLSKTHDILSRCIGRKMLDY; the protein is encoded by the coding sequence ATGGATGAAAAGTATTTTGCAGAAAAATTGTCATTGGAAGGCTCTAAGCTGTATAATTACATCCTTATGATTGTGCCTAACACAGCTGATGCTGATGACATATTTCAAGAGGCTTCTCTAATTATGTGGCAAAAAAGAGATACTTTCAAGAAAGGTACAAATTTTCTTTCATGGGGCAGAACAATCGCACGCTACTGCGCAAAAAATTACTGCAGAAAACATTACTCCCGAAGCTCATATTTAGACAATGACATATTAGAGCTTATTGAATCAGAAAATGCCAAAGAAGACGCAGGCAGCGACATAAAAAAGGAACTGCTCGAGGAATGTGTCGAAGATGTAAGCGGTTCCTGCAAAAATTTACTCTCAATGAAATACCAGCAGAGATTTACTTTGAGCGAAATCGCAGGCATACTCGACTTATCTATAACAGCGGTACACAGACGGCTTTCAAAAACGCATGATATCCTTTCAAGGTGCATCGGAAGAAAGATGCTGGATTATTGA
- a CDS encoding acetate/propionate family kinase, with amino-acid sequence MKILVVNCGSSSLKYQIFDIEQGSFNLLAKGSATRIGIEGSIIEHKPSGKEECSIKKPLKNHKEAMLAIEPLLTDDKYGVLEDISEINGIGHRVVHGGEVFKSSVVIDEDVIRDIDKLSKFAPLHNPANLTGIQTCRQLMDAPNVAVFDTAVHQTMPAKAFMYGLPLEYYKNKGIRKYGFHGTSHDFVSAEAAKLIGKPFEQCRIITCHLGNGSSITAFKDGKVQDTSMGLTPLQGVLMGTRCGDVDPAAVLSVMQSDGIMPKQMDEILNKKSGLLGLAGSSDLRDVMNMAEQGNQDAKNAVEILVYSIQKYIGSYLASLGGADAVVFTAGIGENNPIIRDNVLSCFGFAGIKVDKSKNVAGEKVFSTDDSKVKALLIPTNEELMIAMDTYKMIS; translated from the coding sequence ATGAAAATTCTCGTAGTAAACTGCGGGTCAAGCAGCTTGAAGTATCAGATTTTCGACATTGAACAAGGCAGCTTCAACCTTCTGGCAAAAGGTTCTGCAACACGCATCGGGATTGAAGGCTCTATAATAGAGCATAAACCTTCAGGCAAAGAGGAATGCAGCATAAAAAAGCCTCTGAAAAACCACAAAGAGGCAATGCTTGCGATTGAACCCCTGCTCACAGATGACAAATACGGCGTTCTGGAAGATATATCTGAGATCAACGGTATCGGGCATCGAGTGGTTCACGGGGGCGAGGTCTTTAAGTCTTCAGTGGTAATTGATGAGGATGTTATCAGAGACATTGATAAGCTGTCCAAATTTGCACCCCTTCACAACCCTGCTAACCTTACCGGCATTCAAACTTGCAGGCAGCTGATGGATGCTCCTAACGTTGCAGTATTTGACACTGCTGTGCACCAGACAATGCCGGCAAAGGCATTTATGTACGGCCTTCCTTTGGAGTATTACAAAAACAAGGGCATAAGAAAATACGGCTTCCACGGCACAAGCCACGATTTCGTTTCAGCAGAAGCTGCAAAACTTATCGGCAAGCCGTTCGAGCAGTGCAGAATTATTACATGCCATCTCGGCAACGGCAGCTCTATCACCGCATTCAAGGACGGAAAAGTGCAGGATACTTCTATGGGGCTCACTCCCCTGCAGGGAGTTTTAATGGGCACTAGATGCGGCGATGTTGACCCGGCCGCAGTTCTTTCTGTTATGCAGTCCGACGGGATAATGCCAAAGCAGATGGACGAAATACTCAACAAGAAATCCGGCCTTCTCGGCCTTGCCGGCAGTTCCGATTTGAGGGATGTTATGAATATGGCCGAGCAGGGAAATCAGGATGCAAAGAATGCAGTTGAAATACTGGTTTACAGTATCCAAAAGTATATCGGTTCATATCTGGCTTCGCTTGGCGGCGCAGATGCAGTTGTTTTTACGGCTGGAATCGGCGAGAATAATCCAATTATCAGGGATAATGTGCTGAGCTGCTTTGGTTTTGCAGGAATAAAAGTGGACAAAAGCAAGAACGTGGCAGGAGAAAAAGTATTCTCCACTGATGATTCAAAAGTGAAAGCCTTGCTTATTCCCACAAACGAAGAGCTTATGATTGCTATGGATACATACAAAATGATATCCTGA
- a CDS encoding ribonuclease H family protein, which yields MAVLYGIDEAGYGPILGPLAVSCAGFGIPDEIIAEDLWELLKSAAAKNKRGLRGRLLITDSKKAYSRKSGIGHLLKTVLALTGVRPESARELIDCLTYGSLRRPADYPWYERLKNQSLGYDIQDLSISSEVFSRECQKNNIEFIGASAELLDAGTYNDLIQSVQNKSSLLFTLVCRLIALIAKNHPKEKIQIIADRQGGRAHYSRPLAKMFPYMDVAVIKESENISSYLLKGGSEIKIHFTAKADQRFLPVSASSMVCKLLREIMIQSLNDFFIAEMPGLSPTAGYWQDGLRFISEIEPIIENKQIDRTRLVRTR from the coding sequence ATGGCAGTTTTGTATGGGATAGATGAAGCAGGTTACGGTCCGATCCTCGGGCCTCTAGCGGTGAGCTGTGCAGGTTTTGGCATTCCTGATGAAATAATCGCTGAGGATCTCTGGGAGCTTCTGAAGTCGGCAGCAGCAAAAAACAAACGCGGTCTTCGGGGTCGTCTTCTCATAACAGACAGCAAAAAAGCTTATTCTCGAAAATCAGGAATCGGCCATTTGCTGAAAACAGTACTTGCCCTTACCGGTGTTCGCCCTGAATCAGCAAGAGAGCTTATTGACTGCTTAACATACGGCTCACTTAGAAGGCCGGCTGATTACCCTTGGTATGAAAGGCTTAAAAACCAGTCTCTGGGTTACGATATTCAGGATTTGAGCATTTCAAGCGAGGTTTTCAGCAGAGAATGCCAAAAGAATAATATAGAATTTATTGGTGCTTCTGCTGAGCTTCTCGATGCTGGGACATACAACGACTTAATCCAAAGCGTACAGAATAAATCTTCTCTTTTGTTCACTCTTGTATGCCGGCTGATTGCACTGATCGCAAAGAATCATCCAAAGGAAAAGATTCAAATCATCGCAGACCGGCAGGGCGGGAGGGCTCATTATTCAAGGCCGCTTGCCAAGATGTTCCCTTATATGGATGTTGCTGTAATTAAAGAATCAGAAAACATCTCAAGCTATCTTCTAAAGGGCGGCTCAGAGATTAAGATACATTTCACTGCAAAAGCAGATCAGCGATTTCTTCCTGTTTCTGCATCTTCAATGGTGTGCAAACTGCTCAGGGAGATAATGATACAATCGCTTAATGATTTTTTTATTGCCGAAATGCCGGGGCTTTCCCCGACTGCCGGCTACTGGCAGGACGGCCTTCGATTTATTTCTGAAATTGAGCCTATAATCGAAAACAAGCAGATAGACAGAACCCGCCTTGTCCGAACGCGATGA
- a CDS encoding ComEA family DNA-binding protein encodes MNTSQDFHLQYQWNFALLVIIAGVLWSISLLVWQDESRIEIYSKVQPQTAPKASLVRLPGIGSTLAERIIEYRKNQNLESLEQLDNVYGIGPVTIEKISEYTEFE; translated from the coding sequence ATGAACACCTCACAGGACTTTCATTTGCAGTATCAATGGAATTTTGCATTGCTGGTAATTATTGCAGGAGTCCTGTGGTCTATTTCACTTCTTGTTTGGCAAGACGAAAGCAGGATTGAAATTTATTCGAAAGTTCAGCCTCAAACAGCTCCAAAAGCAAGCTTAGTGAGACTGCCGGGTATTGGAAGCACGTTGGCTGAGAGGATCATCGAATACCGAAAAAACCAAAACCTTGAATCTCTGGAACAGTTAGACAATGTTTACGGCATAGGGCCGGTTACCATTGAGAAAATCTCTGAATACACCGAATTTGAATAA
- a CDS encoding CHAD domain-containing protein, with protein MELNQDTATQKLACENIKKQLKTLTKRLEGAKFAREIEDVHKVRVASRRLRAILRLFGDVYGQDKADSWQKQLKKLLKGMSEARDLDAEIMFIEGVLSEIDYNSRRQIPGIRRALLRKQQARQKMQPKVAKAIKRFEEKNILIDMHLETERILFPIRNRETAKISEPLLERLRERIEPHKNDVLKKLSLLKDIQNSEGHHKLRIAVKKTRYCLEAADKAFEGSLSNTISKVKKFQTLLGDMHDRDVWKAGLENLINDEKERTIEYFGSAKPFPRLLAGMQTLKDKIESQRLQLYQQASEYAAVEVNEHFWNNIDEPFKNSAAESTPET; from the coding sequence ATGGAACTTAATCAAGACACAGCAACACAAAAGCTCGCATGCGAGAACATCAAAAAGCAGCTTAAAACTCTTACCAAGCGGCTCGAAGGAGCCAAATTTGCAAGAGAAATTGAGGATGTTCATAAAGTTCGAGTGGCCTCGAGGCGTTTAAGGGCGATCCTGAGGCTTTTTGGGGATGTTTACGGACAAGACAAAGCAGACAGCTGGCAGAAACAGCTCAAAAAGCTTCTCAAGGGGATGTCTGAAGCCAGAGACCTGGATGCTGAGATTATGTTCATTGAAGGGGTGCTCTCTGAAATCGACTACAACTCAAGAAGACAGATTCCCGGAATTAGAAGGGCTCTACTGAGAAAACAGCAGGCAAGACAAAAGATGCAGCCAAAAGTCGCCAAAGCGATTAAGCGTTTCGAGGAAAAGAATATTCTTATTGATATGCATCTGGAAACTGAACGTATTCTCTTTCCAATCAGAAACAGGGAGACAGCCAAGATTAGCGAACCGCTGCTTGAAAGGCTTAGAGAAAGAATAGAACCTCATAAAAACGACGTACTAAAAAAACTAAGCCTTCTGAAAGACATTCAAAACAGTGAGGGGCATCACAAGCTTAGAATTGCCGTTAAGAAAACCCGCTACTGCCTTGAAGCAGCTGATAAGGCCTTTGAAGGCTCGCTCAGCAATACAATATCGAAAGTGAAAAAATTTCAAACTTTGCTTGGCGATATGCACGACCGCGACGTTTGGAAGGCAGGCCTTGAAAACCTAATCAATGATGAAAAAGAAAGAACGATAGAATATTTCGGCAGCGCAAAGCCTTTCCCGCGTCTTCTTGCCGGAATGCAAACGCTCAAGGATAAGATAGAATCCCAGAGACTTCAGCTATACCAGCAGGCCTCTGAATATGCCGCTGTTGAGGTAAACGAACATTTTTGGAATAATATAGACGAACCCTTCAAAAATTCAGCGGCAGAATCAACTCCCGAAACTTAA
- a CDS encoding glycosyltransferase family protein yields the protein MIDYFKDLAKSIISRGNLRCYILNYSPPIIVCYEYDFFKAKDQIIKTLPKDRMSYVLFMLGWHRQTQQRIDDLVKDIRSFQAENDAVEYVCMANSADENRKIQNAGLKSFFCHQNAFIDTSKYKVVPDIKKSFDAIYVARITPFKRHELARKIDSLKIVGGYSEREIEHYSKIRAMLPQAEYKESVPSSKIYKVMNEARCGLCLSKEEGAMFVSAEYLLCGLGIVNTANIGGRDELFSDEYVVNVEDDEDAVAQGVQEIVRRDLSPHHIREKTIEKMNAHREKLINFIQEKCDQAGTGYDYASHWEDVFTHKLGIRVTVPFFSRQRKRILNKNTRL from the coding sequence ATGATAGATTACTTCAAAGATTTAGCTAAATCAATTATTAGCAGAGGAAATCTTCGCTGCTATATACTCAACTATTCTCCTCCGATAATAGTCTGCTATGAATATGATTTCTTTAAGGCGAAAGACCAAATAATAAAAACGCTTCCAAAGGACAGGATGTCTTATGTGCTTTTTATGCTCGGCTGGCACAGGCAGACTCAGCAGCGCATAGATGATTTGGTGAAGGATATCCGGAGCTTTCAGGCTGAAAATGATGCTGTTGAATATGTGTGTATGGCAAACAGCGCCGATGAGAACAGGAAGATTCAGAATGCCGGGCTTAAAAGCTTCTTCTGCCATCAGAATGCCTTTATAGATACAAGCAAATATAAAGTTGTTCCTGATATTAAAAAGAGCTTTGATGCGATATACGTAGCAAGGATAACTCCCTTCAAAAGGCATGAACTTGCGCGAAAAATTGACAGCCTCAAGATTGTGGGCGGATATTCGGAGAGAGAAATTGAGCATTACAGCAAAATACGTGCAATGCTTCCGCAGGCCGAGTACAAAGAGTCTGTCCCGTCCAGCAAAATATACAAGGTTATGAACGAGGCACGCTGCGGGCTTTGCCTTTCAAAAGAAGAAGGTGCGATGTTTGTTAGTGCTGAGTATCTGCTGTGCGGGCTGGGGATTGTTAATACAGCCAATATTGGAGGAAGAGATGAACTGTTCAGTGATGAGTATGTGGTGAATGTGGAAGATGATGAAGATGCTGTGGCTCAAGGGGTTCAGGAAATTGTCCGCCGAGATCTCAGCCCCCATCATATTCGGGAGAAGACTATAGAGAAAATGAACGCTCATCGTGAAAAACTTATTAATTTTATTCAGGAAAAATGCGATCAGGCAGGGACAGGCTATGATTATGCCTCTCATTGGGAAGATGTTTTTACGCACAAGCTTGGAATCAGAGTTACTGTTCCTTTTTTCAGCAGACAGAGAAAACGCATACTCAATAAAAATACGCGTTTATAA
- a CDS encoding alpha/beta hydrolase, whose amino-acid sequence MKQHIIEHLRYYHLPAENTEFEYFPAAGFNIASYLFPSQSPKAVIIALHGYLGHCVQMGKLIPEANNEGYSVAALDLPGHGLSSGEKYSISSFDKYREVLEAFAEQVKIRFPEIPVYGLGFSLGGAIFVDYHLKNGKGVFEKTVLAAPLIRNALWEITKKATMAFDEITDKIPRVYKKETSDPFYIEMERKDPLRANFLPLRWVKALHSWEADLREKGKCSVPARVLYGLKDTTVDTKEGTEYFKNYWPNAEIIEYPGGKHELILEAAPLGSRVIQDILTGLKQ is encoded by the coding sequence ATGAAACAACACATAATCGAACATTTGAGGTATTACCATCTGCCCGCAGAGAATACTGAATTTGAATACTTCCCTGCCGCCGGATTCAACATCGCCTCTTACTTATTCCCTTCTCAATCGCCGAAAGCTGTAATAATAGCCCTCCACGGATATCTGGGGCACTGTGTACAGATGGGCAAACTGATCCCTGAAGCGAATAATGAGGGGTATTCAGTTGCCGCTTTAGACTTGCCCGGCCATGGGCTCTCCAGCGGCGAGAAATATTCAATTTCAAGTTTTGATAAGTACAGGGAGGTTTTGGAAGCTTTCGCAGAACAGGTGAAAATCCGCTTTCCCGAGATTCCCGTATATGGTCTCGGCTTCAGCCTCGGCGGGGCAATTTTTGTCGATTACCACTTGAAAAACGGCAAAGGTGTATTTGAAAAAACCGTTTTAGCCGCCCCGCTGATTAGAAATGCACTTTGGGAAATAACCAAAAAAGCCACCATGGCATTTGATGAAATTACAGACAAAATACCGAGAGTGTACAAAAAGGAAACCTCCGACCCTTTCTATATTGAAATGGAACGAAAAGACCCTCTTAGGGCAAATTTCCTGCCGCTTAGATGGGTTAAGGCTCTGCACAGCTGGGAGGCAGATCTGCGAGAGAAGGGCAAATGCAGTGTACCTGCAAGAGTTCTATACGGCCTAAAAGACACAACTGTTGATACGAAAGAGGGGACGGAGTATTTCAAGAACTACTGGCCAAATGCTGAAATTATCGAATATCCCGGCGGCAAACACGAACTGATACTCGAAGCCGCCCCGCTGGGGTCGAGAGTGATACAAGACATTTTAACAGGACTCAAGCAGTAA
- a CDS encoding guanylate kinase — translation MGKLIILSGPSCVGKGPLFKSLCKFYPTLAGSLKKCVLYNSRSPRPGETDGEEYHFRKRKTIEALRENNDYLVLEVRCDLQAMDIRELTKMLQRGNVFFEGNPFVVSKLLKAGIKDNIKTLKIFLSPLSIGEIQELQEIGVCIESFITDIMRRKLLRRTNKHKGILSQKDLENIEIRASSAFIEMQTACLFDAVIPNHDGEDSENWDAFYYPIADSRKTLKTFVQLLRTGRCEEAEYWPENLLKKT, via the coding sequence ATGGGCAAGCTGATAATTCTTTCAGGTCCATCATGCGTTGGCAAAGGCCCTTTATTTAAAAGTCTATGCAAGTTTTACCCTACTCTGGCCGGCAGCCTGAAAAAGTGCGTACTGTATAACAGTCGAAGCCCCCGCCCGGGAGAAACCGACGGCGAGGAATACCATTTCCGCAAAAGAAAAACAATCGAAGCTTTAAGAGAGAATAATGATTATTTGGTTCTTGAAGTGCGTTGTGATTTGCAGGCGATGGATATCAGGGAGCTTACGAAAATGCTTCAGCGCGGAAACGTTTTTTTTGAGGGGAATCCGTTTGTGGTTTCCAAGCTGCTTAAGGCGGGAATAAAAGACAACATAAAAACACTGAAAATATTCCTCTCCCCGCTGTCAATTGGAGAAATTCAGGAGCTTCAAGAGATTGGCGTTTGTATCGAGAGTTTTATCACTGACATTATGAGACGCAAACTCCTTCGCCGCACAAATAAACATAAAGGGATTTTAAGCCAGAAAGACCTTGAAAACATTGAAATCAGAGCTTCCAGCGCATTTATAGAAATGCAAACTGCCTGCTTATTCGATGCTGTTATACCAAATCACGACGGCGAAGACAGCGAAAACTGGGACGCCTTCTATTACCCCATTGCCGATTCTAGAAAAACTCTTAAAACCTTCGTCCAGCTTTTACGAACCGGTCGCTGCGAAGAGGCTGAATATTGGCCTGAAAACCTGCTGAAAAAAACTTAA
- a CDS encoding endo-1,4-beta-xylanase, whose product MRFQVYKEGKLADTFSLDGAYVFDSEGAALRVSESLDFADSVISFDMLTYEAGGLAVMWEVEGLGKMQLCTTKLRKRSEPYILNLELARARLMQITLKREDWQLFDENDNHTNKAIVSAEKLFVSALSHINEPEKASLYADKCLKKAVLASENLAQRHAETNLNTKAGSGKFNEMSFGCTLQPKFASSESYRRKILDLFNYAVIPVSWGEIEKKKGEYDFSPIDNCLAAFGSQKIRLSAGPLLKFERGVYPEWLGGYEYDGIKELAYNFITKIIKRYAGKIDTWQLVGSMNSSNDLGFSFDECIEICRAACLAARAANSKTVKIISLDKPWGWYHSRNACTIPTVQFAETLVQNAITFDKIGIELDLSGKTPDAATKDLMQISAMIDSLTVSSRPICVTSIKVPSKPIEGSGYWREPWSENTQAAFLRALYKILLAKDQMASVTYDSFVDIEEPVGIVSSEGEPKKAMKTLRNFRKLLSG is encoded by the coding sequence TTGAGATTTCAGGTATATAAAGAAGGAAAATTAGCAGACACTTTCAGCCTGGACGGGGCCTATGTTTTCGATTCTGAAGGAGCTGCCCTCAGGGTGAGCGAATCTTTAGACTTTGCCGACAGTGTCATAAGCTTTGATATGCTTACCTACGAAGCTGGAGGTCTTGCTGTGATGTGGGAGGTGGAAGGGCTCGGGAAGATGCAACTCTGCACCACCAAGCTCCGAAAACGCTCAGAGCCTTACATACTTAACCTTGAACTGGCACGAGCTCGGCTCATGCAGATAACGCTCAAGCGGGAAGACTGGCAGCTGTTCGACGAAAACGATAACCATACAAATAAAGCGATTGTATCGGCTGAAAAGCTCTTTGTGAGCGCCTTGTCGCACATAAATGAACCGGAAAAGGCCTCTCTTTATGCGGACAAATGCCTTAAGAAGGCCGTTCTTGCGTCGGAAAATCTAGCTCAAAGGCATGCAGAAACGAATTTGAATACTAAGGCCGGCAGCGGTAAATTCAATGAAATGTCATTCGGATGCACGCTTCAGCCCAAATTTGCATCAAGCGAGAGCTACCGGCGCAAAATACTCGATCTATTCAATTATGCTGTTATACCGGTAAGCTGGGGCGAAATTGAAAAGAAAAAAGGCGAATACGACTTTTCTCCAATCGACAACTGCCTCGCGGCATTCGGTTCTCAAAAGATTCGCCTCTCAGCAGGCCCTTTATTGAAATTTGAAAGGGGCGTATATCCTGAGTGGCTTGGGGGCTATGAATACGACGGTATTAAAGAGCTGGCATATAACTTTATAACGAAGATCATAAAAAGGTATGCAGGCAAAATCGACACATGGCAGCTTGTGGGAAGTATGAATTCAAGCAACGATCTTGGCTTCAGCTTTGATGAGTGCATTGAAATCTGCAGAGCCGCCTGTCTTGCCGCTCGTGCGGCCAACTCAAAAACTGTAAAAATAATATCCCTCGATAAGCCGTGGGGCTGGTACCATTCAAGAAATGCCTGCACAATACCAACTGTCCAGTTTGCAGAAACACTAGTACAAAATGCTATTACCTTCGATAAAATCGGCATCGAGCTAGACCTTTCAGGGAAAACCCCCGACGCAGCAACCAAAGACCTTATGCAGATCTCGGCAATGATAGACAGCCTTACTGTATCCAGCAGGCCGATTTGTGTAACATCGATTAAAGTTCCTTCTAAGCCGATTGAGGGGTCAGGCTACTGGAGAGAGCCATGGTCTGAGAACACTCAGGCGGCATTTCTCAGGGCTCTTTACAAAATACTGCTTGCAAAAGATCAGATGGCTTCGGTTACCTACGACTCATTCGTAGATATAGAGGAGCCCGTGGGGATTGTTTCTTCAGAAGGTGAACCGAAAAAGGCAATGAAAACGCTCAGAAATTTTCGTAAACTCCTTTCAGGCTGA